One Camelina sativa cultivar DH55 chromosome 3, Cs, whole genome shotgun sequence genomic window carries:
- the LOC104777177 gene encoding mediator of RNA polymerase II transcription subunit 34-like: MESEAIQEELQNLEVELKDVQGQISALIEHQDRLYERKSELKTLLKALAASGSPVASSGGSTAIENWSEAFEWDSRADGIRFNIFGISKYRANQKEIINAIMLGRDVLVIMAAGGGKSLCYQLPAILRGGTTLVVSPLLSLIQDQVMGLAALGISAYMLTSTSGKENEKFVYKALEKGEDDLKILYVTPEKVSKSKRFMSKLEKCHNACRLSLISIDEAHCCSQWGHDFRPDYKNLSILKTQFPKVPMVALTATATQKIQNDLTEMLHIPKCVKFVSSVNRPNLFYSVREKSAVGKGVVDEIADFIRESYSNNESGIVYCFSRKECEQIAGDLRERGISADYYHADMDVNMREKVHMRWSKNKLQVIVGTVAFGMGINKPDVRFVIHHSLSKSMETYYQESGRAGRDGLPSECILFFRSADVPRQSSMVFYEYSGLKNLYDIVRYCQSKTKCRRSAFFRHFGEPSQDCNGMCDNCALSSEVKEVDVSDLAKLVVSMVQETLAKDQRVTMLQLGDKLRNKHKDLSAELKRDEIEHLVIKLIVDSVLKEEFQHTPYSTNAYVTIGPLANQLLQGRKTIKMETSSKQIKKSKRSISFAGLELKLDELRKELSAADGNILPHTVLSTQQIGSISSQKPDSLQELEKIIGKLKTEKYGDRILEEVMRHDTVSEDIVEDPTKEGTCVSRSRKRAKTQKDVVLVESSNEEEEA, from the exons ATGGAAAGCGAAGCGATTCAGGAGGAACTTCAGAATTTAGAAGTCGAGTTAAAAGATGTTCAAG GTCAGATAAGTGCTTTGATTGAGCATCAAGATAGGTTATACGAGAGGAAGTCTGAGTTAAAGACATTGTTAAAAGCACTAGCAGCATCAGGAAGCCCTGTTGCATCATCTGGTGGCTCTACTGCTATAGAGAATTGGTCTGAGGCGTTCGAGTGGGATTCTCGTGCTGATGGTATTAGGTTTAACATTTTTGGTATATCCAAGTATAGGGCTAACCAGAAGGAA ATTATTAACGCTATAATGTTGGGAAGAGATGTCCTGGTGATCATGGCAGCAGGTGGCGGGAAGAGTCTTTGCTATCAACTTCCCGCTATACTTCGTGGTGGTACAACTCTTGTTGTCAGTCCTTTACTTTCACTCATTCAGGATCAG GTCATGGGTTTGGCTGCTTTAGGAATTTCAGCCTACATGCTGACCTCTACTTCTGGCAAGGAAAATGAGAAATTTGTGTACAAGGCACTTGAAAAGGGTGAAGATGACCTCAAGATACTTTATGTAACACCGGAAAAGGTATCAAAGAGCAAAAGGTTCATGTCGAAGCTTGAAAAGTGTCACAATGCTTGTCGCCTCTCTCTTATATCAATTGAT GAGGCTCATTGTTGTAGTCAGTGGGGTCATGATTTTCGCCCTGATTACAAGAACTTAAGCATTCTAAAAACCCAGTTTCCTAAAGTTCCCATGGTGGCTTTAact GCAACTGCTACACAGAAGATCCAAAATGATCTGACAGAAATGCTGCATATTCCTAAATGCGTCAAATTTGTTAGCAGTGTTAACAGGCCAAATCTCTTTTACTCG GTTCGAGAAAAATCGGCAGTTGGTAAAGGGGTGGTTGATGAAATTGCAGATTTCATACGGGAATCATACTCTAATAATGAATCTGGAATAGTCTACTGCTTCTCACGGAAGGAATGTGAACAG ATTGCAGGTGATTTACGAGAGAGAGGAATTTCTGCTGATTATTACCACGCTGATATGGATGTAAATATGCGCGAGAAAGTTCATATGCG ATGGAGCAAGAACAAGTTGCAGGTCATTGTTGGAACA GTTGCCTTTGGCATGGGAATCAACAAGCCTGATG TTAGGTTTGTCATCCACCATAGTTTGAGCAAATCGATGGAGACTTACTACCAG GAGAGTGGCCGTGCCGGTCGTGATGGCCTCCCATCTGAGTGCATCCTCTTTTTTCGCTCGGCTGATGTTCCCAGGCAG AGTTCCATGGTCTTCTACGAGTATTCTGGTCTGAAGAATCTCTATGATATAGTAAGATATTGTCAG TCTAAAACCAAATGCCGTCGAAGTGCCTTTTTCCGTCATTTTGGGGAGCCATCACAAGACTGCAATG GAATGTGTGACAATTGTGCCTTGTCAAGTGAGGTCAAGGAAGTTGACGTATCGG ACCTTGCTAAGCTCGTGGTTTCTATGGTGCAAGAAACGCTAGCCAAGGATCAAAGAGTGACGATGTTACAGCTGGGTGACAAACTCAGAAATAAGCACAAAGATCTAA GTGCTGAGTTAAAGAGAGACGAGATAGAACATCTTGTGATAAAACTGATTGTTGACTCGGTATTG AAAGAAGAATTCCAGCACACACCATACTCGACAAACGCTTATGTAACAATAGGACCGTTGGCCAACCAACTGTTGCAAG GAAGAAAGACGATCAAAATGGAAACCTCAagcaaacaaatcaagaaatcGAAAAGAAGTATTTCATTTGCCGGGTTAGAACTTAAGCTTGACGAGCTACGGAAGGAGTTATCCGCAGCTGATGGAAACATACTCCCTCACACGGTCCTCTCAACCCAGCAGATTGGCTCAATAAGTTCCCAAAAACCAGATTCATTACAAGAG TTGGAGAAAATTATAGGAAAGTTAAAGACAGAAAAGTATGGAGACAGGATTCTAGAAGAAGTGATGAGACACGATACAGTCTCTGAAGACATTGTTGAAGATCCAACAAAGGAAGGGACATGTGTAAGCAGATCAAGAAAGAGAGCTAAGACACAGAAGGATGTTGTTTTGGTTGAGAGCagcaatgaagaagaagaagcttga